The Ziziphus jujuba cultivar Dongzao chromosome 1, ASM3175591v1 genome segment TCTAGTTTGAGTTGTTAGAGAGTTTTGTCTGGTTctgtacagttttttttttttttttttttaaatgagtcAGTAAATATCCTGCATATGATTGCTTCTTGTAatatagttttgtttttgttttctaattggGATGAGCATATAAAGCCCTGGCTTTTCTAAACCACATGGAACCAAAGGCTAAGTCATACAGAACTGAAGGGAAAAGCCATAAAAAGTTTGAGGCTTCATGTCTGCTAGAAAAGAGCTCTGACATCTCAACCAATGAAAGCAAACTGCGGTGCacagagggggaaaaaaaaaaaaaaaaaagggggaaagaaagaaagaaagcaagCAGAagatgatggaaaaaaaaaaaattcttaaaataagtAGTGGTCTTATTAGAGATTTATACACTGTGTTGTATTTTTCATAGTTTTGCAAAGTATgtggaaaaaagtaaaaaacaaggTTCAAGCAGAGGGCAATGCAGAGGCATATCTACACTGGTCCTAGCAATTGCCTCAATCCATCTCATGTTGTGCAGCTGAGGAATTATGTGTCTTGGACAAAGTTGTTGCCGCATACAGAGGCTAGACAGGAGAGAAAAACGAGAGAGATCATTTGCTAGCATATAATATGctataaagataaaataaaaggtgCTATAATTGTCAAAGACAAAGAAGGAAAATTGAACATACACTCAGATTTAAAACTTTGTTTCCCGGTATTGATTTGTTGCCTCTGTTTCATTAGGTCCTGTGATTTCATAATCATGTAAGAATAGCTGGGTGAAAACGGAAAGAATGAAAAAATGGTAGGAAAGAAAGCTGTTTCTTTACACTTGTGGAGAAGTGGATAAGATTCTGCACGCCAACGTTTGTACCAAAACAGTTTGCGATAGAGTGGAAAGAAAGAAGAGTACTGGACAGGATGGAATACCTTTCCCAAAGAGTAGAACGAAGAGCAGTGGACAGGATGGGTTGAGTTCTTCTCTGGCAGGCTTGAAGCCTTCAACTTTTCAGTGTGGCAGTTGACAATCTCCTCCTGCTGAGCCCTGGCTATAAATAATTGTTTGTTTTGCCCTGATccatattttaaattgttttatttgacACTATGTTGACATGGCTTATAACTATGAGATACATAAGTTTATGTTTACCTTGCAGTGAAGCCTTCATAGTCTCCCCATTGGCTACTGTTCTCTCGCtcttttttacaaattttgatACATATCTAAGAGGCACCAACAGAATGGGAAATCAATTGCAACAGCATAAATTCAGAAAAGAGACAGATCAATAATCTTAAAACTTTAATATTCAACCTATGTATAAACCGGTAAACAATCGAAGAATAGAATTTAGAATTTAGAATTTGTAATAAGAAAAGAATACAAGTTGCTACCTAATGCACTAAACAGCCAAGAAAGATATGAACCAGGGGAATCTCTTTGAAACATCTAAAACCTATATCTTAAAAATAGCATTTGCTAAGATAGGATAACAAATAGTCAAGATATATCAGAGTGATAAGAGATTAGTCAGCTAGAAGGCtgaaatttattgttttatttctttctgaGATTGCTCATACACCTTTTCTGATAGGAAACTgaagcacattttttttttccatccaaTGGGACACCATAAAAATTGAAGCTATGGTGCTTCATTCCCCACTGTTTGACCTTAACAATGATGTTATATTCCCCACCTTTGACCCTTTTTACTCTACTTAACAACGAAATTCTTTACTGTGTGAGCTAAAAATCCAAAGCCATGATGACAGATGGTGTCAGGTTAAAAGAGTTATATCCTTGAAGGTGTTTTCAGCATCGAAGAGAGGTCTAGATAAGGAAGAAAAATAGGAACAAACAAATAGAGGGCTTACATTTTCTTCCCCTTAAGCAGTGTACCATGTAGAGCATTACGAGCAGTCATAGCAGATAGTTTAGAATCAAATTGCACAAAACCAAAACCCTTGCTGTTGCCATTCTCTGAGGCGACCTTGCAAGATAATATCCTCCCAAACTTGGAGAACATAGACTGCAATTGACCACTGGTGAAGGATGGGTGAAGGTTTTTAACAAAAAGATTTGCAATGCCCATTTTTCTTGTCAATGGGTATCTCTGCGACCACATAATTCTCATTGATTGTCCCTTCAGCTCCTTGTGATTTAGAAATGTTAAAGCTGTGGATGCTGATCAAAGCAGAGGAGAAAGTTAGAGTAAATTACCGATAGCTATGCAAAACTATAAAACTCTTACAAAATGAAAGTCTATTCAATTTTTTACTAAAGATTCAACAACAACCATTTGATTTGACAAACAAAGTGGGCAAATTCAATCATCATACAAACTAGAAAATCACCACCAATTTTATACAGAGCACAATTTTGCATATAGAAAGAAGTCGTATCGACAAGAAGAAAGACAAGCCATTCCatgaagaacaaaaaagaaaaaagaaaaagatactcATAGAAAAAGAAGAACCGCAAAAACCACAATCACCAAAAGAAAGTAGAaggaaataaaaacaacaaacagAGCAAAGTCCCAAGTTTTAATaacaaacaagaagaagaatcaCCTATCAATTCTTGAAGAACCGAAAGGACACAGAATAGATTCAATCATTCAAGGTTGAAgaaatgaagaataaaaaacccATTTCACAGAGAACAATTTTGCATATAGAAGCTGTATgaacaaaaagaaagatatgACGTttcataaataacaaaaaataaaaataaaaataggaaacaGAAACTCATAGAAAAAGAGAAGCACCGCAAAATCCCcaatcaccaaaaataaaaaaaattgaatgaaaatttactcaatttttttagaaagatACGGTCTAGCTCGTCATTTCTAATGGCAAAAAAAGGATatttagaatatattttattaatgtttgATTATTAAGCAAGCGGggtacaaaaaggaaaaaaaagaataaagggAAAAAGCAACAAGACCCATTCGATTTCACAAAGAAATCATCAACCAATACTATACAGAGCACAATTTCGCATAGAGATGTTGTATCAACGAGAATAAGGCATGCCAttccataaaaacaaaaaataaataacaaacagtGACAGATACTcatcaaaaaagaagaagcgcCAAAACCCCAATCACCAAAAGAAAACAGAGCAAATTTCCAAGCTTTAATaacaaacaagaagaagaatcaCCTATCAATTCTTGAAGAACCAAAAGTAAATTCATTCGTAGTTCAAGAAATGAAGAATCGAAACCCATTTTACAGAGAAGAATTTCGCATATAGAAGCTGTATCAACAAGAAGAAAGACATGACatttcataaataatcaaaaaaaaagaaaaaaaaagaaaaaaagaaacagaaactcatagaaaaagagagagaaaattccttgctgtaataaaaaatagatacatAAATAAGCAAGAACACGAATCCCCTATCATATTGTTGACGAACCAAAAGGCTACAAGAACAGATTCAACGTTGCAGAAACGAAAAATCAAAACCCATTTATTGAGAGAGAGGAAATTaacaataaagaaaatgtaTGTAGAAAGAGAAGGCGTtgtggaaaagaaagagaaaggaaagaaagagggAAGCGAAGGCGATCACCATGTAACGAAGTGAAGAAGTTGACGTAGGCGTAGCGAAGGGACTCGCCGGTGAAAGAATCGCGGCAGAGACGCAGTGAGGCAATGGGACCAATTAAACGAAATGCATCCAAGAGGTCTGCTTCGGTGACTTGTGGGTCCAGGTCTCCCAGAGACCATATCCGATTATCCGCCGGCGGTGCTGGCTTTGACTCTGTTACTCTCACCGGAACGCCGAACATGTACTGTATCACCATTTTTATTCTTTCGAACCCACTCAGAGAGCTTTCTCGgagaaaaaccaaaaagcaaGTTCCTACAAAGAGTCTCctcagagagaaagagaatgaCTCTGATTGTTGTAACGGTATGGGGACTCAGGCTCAGGCTCAGGCTCAGGCTCAGTTGCTGTCTGTCTCTATCTCCGTACTACggtacttatttatatatacctcgacatattttatcttattaattTTACACACACATTTTTGTCATCATCAAACGTGATTTTTTATATAGATGTAAAAACAAAACTATTGTTATATTGATAAATCGGTGtgcaaataaaatcatataccttttttttcttcaataataaaatcatgTACCTAAATCAACTATTtcttcattaaaataatttgaatgcTTGGCTTCGTGGCCGTACATTTTAAAGATTAAACTTGTAATTTTGTGTTCaactaacaaaaataataataataataatacaatataattgTATGCAATTGCAATTTCCAACATTACATAATACAAAACAGAAGATTTTACAAGGAATGTGGGAAATATGATCATTTATATAGCTAATAAAGCTTTCATGATGATAATCAATGCAACATATACATAGGCAGGCTGAGCAGAGTATATACAAGAAAATGGGTAAAAATTTTCCTTCCTAGCTCTTTATTTCCAGTATATGAtgcaaaaatatttcaaatcaaacaacaacaataatatttctAAAGAGCTGAACCactaattttacaaatactaACTAAAAACTCTAGTACTCTATTGCCATAAAGTAGACTGAACCAGTAACTCAAAGACTGATCACTTATTGAAGAAGCTTTCggcttttgcaaaatttgattctAGCTAGTCTTTCTGACAGTATTATGTTACACTCTACTTCATTGGTTAATTTTGAAGCGTGTGAAATAGctgtatatatatcatatatatgaaCAGATGAAGAGAAAAAACCTTTGCAGATGGGAATTGCTATTTGTCAAAAAGAACTATGTGATCTTCTTCTTGTTAAGTTGAGTGATCCATGACGAGCGCCTTTCAGAGCCGTTGCATATTTCACCAACTCGGATTTCTCAAAGGAATCTAAGTGCTGCTCATGTTGATCTTTGAGTGTTGATCTCTTATACACAGGAAATGATCCCAAATTGCTATCTGTTGGAGTACAATCTATATCCTTACTATGCTCTTCTTTAAAACTCTTTGGTGTGGATAGATCCAAAGAAGCCCTAGATGAACACTGAGTTGTTGCAAATCTA includes the following:
- the LOC107404381 gene encoding polyadenylate-binding protein 6 isoform X1, with protein sequence MVIQYMFGVPVRVTESKPAPPADNRIWSLGDLDPQVTEADLLDAFRLIGPIASLRLCRDSFTGESLRYAYVNFFTSLHASICEILLCKMGFDSSFLELRMNLLLVLQELIASTALTFLNHKELKGQSMRIMWSQRYPLTRKMGIANLFVKNLHPSFTSGQLQSMFSKFGRILSCKVASENGNSKGFGFVQFDSKLSAMTARNALHGTLLKGKKIYVSKFVKKSERTVANGETMKASLQGQNKQLFIARAQQEEIVNCHTEKLKASSLPEKNSTHPVHCSSFYSLGKDLMKQRQQINTGKQSFKSESSVCGNNFVQDT
- the LOC107404381 gene encoding polyadenylate-binding protein 6 isoform X2 — its product is MVIQYMFGVPVRVTESKPAPPADNRIWSLGDLDPQVTEADLLDAFRLIGPIASLRLCRDSFTGESLRYAYVNFFTSLHASTALTFLNHKELKGQSMRIMWSQRYPLTRKMGIANLFVKNLHPSFTSGQLQSMFSKFGRILSCKVASENGNSKGFGFVQFDSKLSAMTARNALHGTLLKGKKIYVSKFVKKSERTVANGETMKASLQGQNKQLFIARAQQEEIVNCHTEKLKASSLPEKNSTHPVHCSSFYSLGKDLMKQRQQINTGKQSFKSESSVCGNNFVQDT